A genome region from Chengkuizengella sp. SCS-71B includes the following:
- a CDS encoding phospho-sugar mutase, producing MSSDQGLEKKAIENYKSWLQDPLITEETKQELHSIENDPKEIEDRFYKDLEFGTGGLRGVIGAGTNRMNIYTVGKATQGLAQFILESQSENADQEKSAVIAYDSRHQSPEFALEAALVLAGNGIKAYLYESLRTTPELSFAVRELKAAAGIVITASHNPPEYNGYKAYGSDGGQLIPDDAQKVIHHIRQIDSLDQVKKSSKDEAEKDQLLVAIGKEMDEKYIQAITSVSLNTNTIKQMSEPLKVVYTPLHGTGNIPVREVLKQIGITEVHVVKEQELPDPNFSTVKSPNPEEKDAFALAIQKADEIQADIIVGTDPDCDRMGAVVKNKQGTYEVLTGNQAGALILNYLLSHLKEQGKLPNNGVLIKTIVTSELGEKIASHYGLETLNTLTGFKYIGEKMTQFEKTGEATYVFGFEESYGYLAGTYARDKDAVVASMLICEAAAYYKSQGKKLYDVLLELYEQFGTFLEVVHSRTLKGKAGVEQIQRIMNNWRTSPPQQLMNTSVTEVLDYGKGLDELPKENVLKYKLADGSWFCLRPSGTEPKIKVYIAVNRQSKVEAQVVLEQLSQVIMNKVDENKG from the coding sequence ATGAGCTCAGATCAAGGGTTAGAAAAAAAGGCCATTGAAAATTATAAATCATGGTTACAGGATCCATTGATCACAGAAGAGACTAAACAGGAATTACACAGTATTGAAAATGATCCTAAGGAAATTGAAGATCGTTTTTATAAGGATTTAGAATTTGGTACAGGCGGTTTAAGAGGTGTCATTGGAGCAGGCACTAATCGTATGAATATTTATACTGTGGGTAAAGCTACACAAGGACTGGCTCAATTCATATTAGAATCACAATCAGAAAATGCTGATCAAGAAAAATCAGCAGTGATTGCTTATGATTCTAGACATCAATCTCCAGAGTTTGCTTTAGAAGCAGCGCTTGTATTAGCAGGCAATGGCATTAAAGCGTATTTATATGAGTCTTTAAGAACTACTCCTGAGCTGTCTTTTGCCGTGCGTGAATTAAAGGCAGCCGCAGGAATTGTGATTACAGCAAGTCACAACCCTCCAGAATATAACGGATATAAAGCGTATGGATCAGATGGAGGACAGCTGATACCAGATGATGCGCAAAAAGTCATTCATCACATCCGTCAAATCGATTCTCTTGATCAAGTAAAAAAGAGTTCAAAGGATGAGGCTGAAAAGGATCAATTGTTAGTTGCTATCGGAAAAGAAATGGATGAAAAATATATACAAGCTATTACTTCTGTAAGTTTAAATACAAATACCATTAAACAAATGTCTGAACCGTTGAAGGTGGTATACACGCCTTTACATGGTACAGGTAATATTCCAGTAAGAGAAGTATTAAAACAAATTGGTATCACAGAAGTACACGTTGTGAAAGAACAAGAATTGCCTGATCCTAACTTTTCGACCGTAAAATCACCGAATCCAGAGGAAAAGGACGCATTTGCATTAGCGATCCAAAAAGCAGATGAGATTCAAGCAGACATTATCGTAGGAACAGATCCAGATTGTGATCGTATGGGTGCGGTTGTGAAAAACAAACAAGGTACATATGAAGTGTTGACGGGTAATCAAGCAGGTGCACTTATTTTAAACTATCTTTTAAGTCATTTAAAAGAACAAGGCAAACTTCCCAATAACGGTGTTTTAATCAAAACGATTGTTACGAGTGAATTAGGGGAGAAAATTGCAAGCCACTACGGATTAGAAACATTAAATACATTAACAGGATTTAAATATATTGGTGAGAAAATGACCCAGTTTGAAAAAACGGGAGAAGCAACCTATGTATTTGGGTTTGAGGAGAGTTATGGTTACTTAGCAGGCACATATGCGCGTGATAAAGATGCAGTTGTTGCATCTATGTTAATTTGTGAAGCAGCCGCTTATTATAAATCACAAGGTAAAAAATTATATGATGTTCTATTAGAACTCTATGAACAATTCGGTACATTTTTAGAGGTCGTGCATTCCAGGACGCTAAAAGGTAAGGCTGGGGTGGAGCAAATTCAAAGGATTATGAATAATTGGAGAACAAGTCCACCGCAACAATTGATGAATACCTCTGTAACTGAAGTTTTAGATTATGGAAAAGGATTAGATGAATTACCGAAAGAAAATGTATTGAAATATAAATTAGCAGATGGATCTTGGTTTTGTTTGAGACCTTCTGGAACAGAGCCCAAAATAAAAGTGTATATCGCAGTAAACAGACAGTCAAAAGTAGAAGCACAGGTCGTTTTAGAACAGTTGTCCCAAGTCATCATGAATAAAGTAGACGAAAATAAGGGTTAG
- a CDS encoding WecB/TagA/CpsF family glycosyltransferase — MDKTQTKFPTVTMYGIDVSKMNMKETVQYLTEAIQHKKTHQIITANPIMFMAALNDATFAKAMQSAELVVPDGTGLVWAADYIGQPVKERVPGFDLMFELLKVANEKQWKVYMLGTTAEVIQKSSEKLKMQFPNVHFVGARDGYFSENEDMQVVEDIRKLSPDLLFVARSVDTQEPWIYKYKHKLDIPVMMGVGGTFDIIAGKLKRAPKWMQKLRLEWFYRLLQQPSRYKRMLDLPKFVFRVKKDKHIITEKR; from the coding sequence ATGGATAAAACTCAAACAAAATTTCCAACTGTAACCATGTATGGGATTGACGTTTCCAAGATGAACATGAAAGAAACTGTTCAGTATTTAACAGAAGCCATACAACATAAAAAAACACATCAAATCATTACAGCAAATCCAATCATGTTCATGGCAGCTTTAAATGATGCAACATTTGCAAAAGCAATGCAAAGTGCAGAGTTGGTAGTACCAGATGGTACTGGACTAGTATGGGCGGCAGATTATATTGGTCAACCAGTGAAGGAAAGAGTCCCGGGGTTTGACTTAATGTTTGAATTGCTAAAGGTTGCAAATGAAAAGCAATGGAAAGTGTATATGTTAGGAACAACGGCTGAAGTGATTCAAAAAAGTTCAGAAAAGTTGAAAATGCAATTTCCTAATGTTCATTTCGTAGGTGCGCGTGACGGATACTTTTCGGAAAATGAAGATATGCAAGTGGTTGAAGACATTCGTAAGCTTTCACCGGATCTCTTGTTTGTTGCTAGATCTGTTGACACGCAGGAGCCGTGGATATATAAATATAAACATAAGCTAGATATTCCTGTTATGATGGGTGTAGGTGGAACTTTTGATATTATTGCTGGCAAGCTTAAACGTGCACCAAAATGGATGCAGAAACTTAGGCTCGAATGGTTTTATCGATTGCTGCAACAACCTTCACGTTATAAAAGGATGCTAGATTTACCTAAATTTGTTTTTAGAGTGAAAAAAGATAAACATATCATTACAGAAAAAAGATAG
- a CDS encoding DUF5693 family protein: MLKTLTNMNPFMKKVLWILVVIGMIAAVPLGMVRFAAEDTSNQVEVVLDYKDILQIAEYEPNPQSYIEDQLTKIKEAGITSLAVFESNLADLESSGRIELFSSYEASLIEGVQPDPNENFTYVLFPDVVTDIKIRPIIEQAFRQLDINVRDWNLLDQTGMVIESSKATAIIEPMDPDPMIMDELTKAGFQIVVRISDNRPYDPVHMEKLMDQFSKQGVFRIIFTGSAVTGYEEEANQGSLTHMSELMNKHQIGFAINEFSAKEKGLNQLAYLTDYNVVRLHSILDAESSVLSPTKISDRLVLAVTDRNIRMIYLNVNIQKDELKAEVTNSLGNIYESLTGPDGAIQRIQDEGFQIGITEPFVYGNADWQKFAKLILWVGAVALIAITISRFAPILLTPIFVFGMIGSAGLFVLNSSLLLQAAALGAAISAPTLAIITVIRQIREESLQVVSPIKSTFLLFITATGISLIGVFYVVGLLNAPTYMLVLEQFRGVSVLHLAPIFLAFVYYMFYGKEGGLRNIFKQAKNLFMMDLKVGYVIIAVFIAGTAFYYLTRTGNSGQVSSIELVFRYFLENVLGVRPRLKEFGLGHPMLLLGLYFALKYRKGLLLLIVGVIGQLSIVDTFAHLHTPMLISSIRVIYGLIFGVMIGLILIIIWEMLVRSWKKWGPLLED, from the coding sequence TTGCTAAAAACACTTACAAACATGAACCCTTTCATGAAAAAAGTTCTTTGGATTCTTGTGGTGATTGGTATGATTGCCGCAGTCCCATTGGGAATGGTCCGTTTTGCTGCAGAAGATACGTCTAATCAAGTTGAAGTTGTTTTAGATTACAAAGACATTTTACAAATAGCAGAATACGAACCTAACCCACAAAGTTATATTGAAGACCAATTAACAAAAATCAAAGAAGCGGGTATTACTTCCCTCGCTGTATTTGAAAGCAATTTAGCAGATTTAGAATCGAGCGGGCGAATAGAGTTATTTTCCTCGTATGAAGCATCATTAATTGAAGGGGTTCAACCAGACCCGAATGAAAACTTCACTTATGTATTGTTTCCCGATGTGGTCACAGACATTAAAATTCGTCCAATTATTGAACAAGCTTTTAGGCAGTTAGATATTAACGTGCGTGATTGGAACCTTCTTGATCAAACAGGCATGGTCATTGAATCTTCAAAAGCAACTGCAATTATTGAGCCGATGGATCCTGATCCCATGATCATGGACGAATTAACGAAAGCTGGATTTCAAATTGTTGTACGGATATCGGATAACAGACCGTATGATCCAGTACATATGGAAAAGTTGATGGATCAGTTTAGCAAACAAGGCGTGTTTAGAATTATTTTTACAGGTAGTGCTGTAACTGGTTATGAAGAAGAAGCAAACCAAGGTTCTTTAACACATATGTCTGAACTTATGAACAAGCACCAGATAGGATTTGCAATAAACGAGTTTTCTGCCAAAGAAAAAGGCTTGAATCAATTAGCCTATTTAACGGATTATAACGTCGTACGTCTTCATTCTATTTTAGATGCAGAATCCTCCGTGTTATCTCCAACTAAAATTTCGGATCGACTTGTATTAGCAGTCACGGATCGAAATATCCGAATGATTTATTTAAATGTGAATATTCAAAAAGACGAGTTGAAAGCGGAGGTTACCAATTCATTAGGCAATATTTATGAAAGTTTAACAGGACCTGATGGAGCGATCCAACGAATTCAGGATGAAGGATTTCAAATTGGTATCACTGAACCGTTTGTATATGGAAATGCAGACTGGCAAAAATTCGCAAAACTTATTTTGTGGGTTGGAGCGGTTGCACTCATAGCAATAACGATATCAAGGTTCGCACCTATCTTGCTAACACCGATTTTTGTATTCGGAATGATCGGTTCTGCTGGATTATTTGTTTTAAACTCATCCCTTTTATTACAGGCGGCAGCGCTAGGTGCAGCTATTTCAGCACCAACCTTAGCGATTATTACAGTAATACGACAGATAAGAGAAGAATCTTTGCAGGTCGTGTCACCGATTAAATCGACTTTTCTTTTATTTATAACGGCAACAGGAATTTCACTTATCGGAGTATTTTATGTGGTCGGGCTATTGAATGCACCTACCTATATGCTCGTTTTAGAACAATTTAGAGGAGTAAGCGTGCTTCATCTTGCACCTATCTTTTTGGCTTTTGTATATTATATGTTTTATGGAAAAGAAGGTGGACTTCGAAATATCTTCAAGCAAGCTAAGAATTTATTTATGATGGACTTAAAAGTAGGTTATGTGATTATAGCAGTGTTCATCGCAGGAACAGCCTTTTATTACTTAACTAGAACGGGGAATAGTGGGCAAGTTTCTTCCATTGAATTAGTTTTTAGATATTTTCTAGAAAATGTACTTGGAGTTAGACCTCGATTAAAAGAATTTGGTTTAGGTCATCCAATGTTATTGTTGGGTTTATATTTTGCTTTAAAATACAGAAAAGGGCTATTACTGCTCATTGTTGGAGTCATAGGACAATTATCAATTGTTGATACTTTTGCTCATTTACATACTCCAATGTTAATTTCAAGTATTCGTGTTATATATGGTTTAATTTTTGGCGTAATGATCGGTTTAATACTGATTATTATTTGGGAAATGCTAGTAAGGAGTTGGAAAAAGTGGGGTCCTCTGTTAGAAGATTAG
- the csaB gene encoding polysaccharide pyruvyl transferase CsaB: MGSSVRRLVISGYYGFNNSGDEAVLSSILAALRNQSAQTNVQIEPIVLSANPVQTAQMYGVEAVHRMKLKEVFTAIRKSDGLISGGGSLLQDVTSNKTIPYYLGILKLAQWLGKPTFIYAQGIGPIHKPLFHRWVKKVFERCHYISVRDTASFALLKEMGLKESQMDQVPDPVMGMSVPIQQEDNKVLPDEKQPKVIGVSVRFWNEDRSELNKIAKAIKILREKENVIIKMLPFHMPHDREASLYILHQMGLTDKELPEDIQIFYGDNPTEMFKEVSTCDVLIGMRLHSLIYAANNYVPMVGISYDPKIDLFLEQMQMTAVGSTEQLDENQIVENVQKLMLEYEGWLLEKKPLINNLKEMSQKPAQHIGNFYVYKDGE, from the coding sequence GTGGGGTCCTCTGTTAGAAGATTAGTCATCTCAGGATATTATGGATTTAATAATAGTGGGGACGAAGCGGTATTAAGTTCCATTTTAGCAGCATTAAGAAATCAATCTGCTCAAACTAACGTTCAGATTGAACCGATTGTATTATCTGCTAATCCAGTTCAGACAGCACAAATGTATGGTGTAGAAGCTGTGCATCGCATGAAACTGAAGGAAGTATTTACAGCAATTCGAAAAAGTGACGGACTGATTAGTGGTGGAGGGAGTTTGCTGCAAGATGTCACAAGTAACAAAACGATTCCTTATTATTTAGGTATTCTCAAATTAGCGCAATGGTTAGGAAAACCCACTTTTATTTATGCTCAAGGTATTGGCCCCATCCATAAGCCATTATTTCATAGATGGGTGAAGAAGGTTTTCGAGCGTTGTCATTATATTTCTGTTCGAGATACGGCATCCTTTGCACTTTTAAAGGAGATGGGCTTGAAAGAATCACAGATGGATCAAGTACCAGATCCAGTTATGGGCATGTCAGTACCAATACAACAAGAAGATAACAAGGTATTGCCCGATGAAAAACAGCCAAAAGTGATTGGTGTTTCTGTCCGTTTTTGGAATGAGGATCGATCAGAATTAAATAAAATAGCGAAGGCTATAAAAATACTTCGTGAAAAAGAAAATGTAATCATTAAAATGCTTCCATTTCATATGCCACATGATCGGGAAGCTTCTCTCTATATCCTTCACCAAATGGGGTTAACGGATAAAGAACTCCCAGAGGATATCCAAATCTTTTATGGAGACAACCCTACGGAGATGTTCAAAGAGGTAAGTACATGTGATGTATTGATCGGTATGAGATTACATTCATTAATATATGCAGCGAATAATTACGTTCCTATGGTTGGTATTTCTTACGATCCAAAGATTGATTTATTTTTAGAACAGATGCAGATGACTGCTGTGGGTAGTACAGAGCAACTGGATGAAAATCAAATCGTTGAAAATGTACAAAAGCTTATGTTAGAATATGAAGGTTGGTTATTAGAAAAAAAACCTCTAATTAACAATTTAAAGGAAATGTCCCAAAAACCAGCGCAACATATTGGTAATTTCTACGTATATAAAGATGGTGAGTGA
- the fabZ gene encoding 3-hydroxyacyl-ACP dehydratase FabZ, protein MLDINQIQQIIPHRYPFLLVDRILEVQEGKKAIGIKNVTMNEPFFEGHFPDYPVMPGVLITEALAQVGAVAILKMEENQGKIGFLAGLDKFRFRGQVTPGDTLRLEVEIIRAKGSIGKGKAIASVDGKTVAEGEIMFAISNPEPAGEGDNE, encoded by the coding sequence ATGTTAGATATCAATCAAATTCAACAAATAATTCCTCATCGTTATCCATTTCTATTAGTGGATCGTATTTTAGAAGTACAAGAAGGCAAAAAAGCGATAGGGATTAAAAATGTCACGATGAACGAACCTTTTTTCGAAGGTCATTTTCCTGATTATCCAGTCATGCCAGGTGTATTAATTACTGAAGCATTAGCTCAAGTAGGTGCCGTAGCAATTTTGAAAATGGAAGAAAACCAAGGGAAGATCGGTTTCTTAGCAGGTCTAGATAAATTTCGTTTTCGTGGTCAAGTGACACCAGGTGATACACTGCGACTTGAAGTAGAAATTATCCGCGCTAAAGGCAGCATTGGTAAAGGGAAAGCAATTGCTTCCGTAGATGGAAAAACCGTTGCTGAAGGGGAGATTATGTTTGCGATCTCAAACCCTGAACCAGCTGGCGAAGGAGACAACGAATGA
- a CDS encoding MraY family glycosyltransferase: protein MVYIFATVFVIAIVLSFVMTPFVRKFAILVGAVDQPNHRKVHTSLMPRLGGLAIYIAFVLTLGIMLPILVKIGVDVQFNAVFAILIGGSIIVLLGAFDDKVEISPKVKLLGQIIAACIVVFVFDLKVSFLTLPFGEAYNINGWLSTFITLFWIIGVTNAINLIDGLDGLAAGVSAIATATLLVLAIMMGNVTVIILSCLLLGSILGFLYFNFHPAKIFMGDSGSLFLGFALATLSILGFKQAAIVSLIVPILILGVPLSDTFFAIVRRIVKKEPISMADKSHLHHCLLQIGLTHRQTVLAIYGIAITFGFSAIILSQASLWILILTAVISILLIMAAQKLGLIQKREKTVFRSVVNMTTQLLGLKS from the coding sequence ATGGTTTACATTTTTGCAACAGTATTCGTCATTGCCATCGTACTATCCTTTGTAATGACACCCTTTGTTAGAAAGTTTGCAATTTTGGTTGGAGCTGTAGATCAACCGAATCATCGAAAGGTACATACATCCTTAATGCCACGTTTAGGTGGATTGGCTATATATATTGCTTTTGTATTGACCTTAGGGATCATGTTACCTATTTTAGTGAAAATAGGTGTAGATGTGCAGTTTAATGCTGTTTTTGCGATTTTAATAGGAGGTTCAATTATCGTTTTACTTGGGGCTTTTGATGACAAGGTGGAAATATCTCCGAAGGTAAAGCTGTTAGGACAAATCATCGCAGCCTGTATTGTTGTTTTTGTTTTTGATTTGAAAGTATCATTTCTTACGTTACCATTTGGGGAAGCGTATAACATTAACGGCTGGCTTAGTACCTTTATCACATTATTTTGGATTATCGGTGTAACAAATGCCATTAATTTAATAGATGGTCTGGATGGATTAGCCGCAGGTGTTTCAGCTATTGCAACAGCTACGTTATTAGTATTAGCGATTATGATGGGGAACGTAACAGTTATCATTTTAAGCTGTTTATTGCTTGGAAGTATTTTAGGGTTTTTATACTTTAACTTTCATCCTGCAAAAATCTTTATGGGGGATTCAGGATCGTTATTTTTAGGTTTTGCTCTAGCTACCTTATCCATCTTAGGTTTTAAGCAAGCAGCCATCGTATCCTTAATTGTTCCAATATTAATTTTAGGTGTTCCATTATCTGATACCTTTTTTGCAATCGTTCGAAGAATTGTGAAAAAAGAACCCATCTCTATGGCAGATAAAAGTCACCTGCATCATTGCTTATTGCAAATTGGTTTAACACATCGTCAAACAGTACTTGCAATCTATGGTATTGCGATTACATTCGGTTTTAGTGCAATCATTTTATCACAAGCTAGTTTATGGATTCTTATACTGACCGCAGTTATATCTATTTTGTTGATCATGGCTGCACAGAAGTTAGGACTCATTCAAAAAAGAGAAAAAACTGTGTTTCGTTCTGTTGTTAATATGACCACTCAACTCCTAGGATTAAAATCATAA